Below is a genomic region from Candidatus Poribacteria bacterium.
GGAGCTCGAGGACGACGAGGAACTGCGCGAACTGGCACGCGAGGAAACGGACTCCCTGACCCAGCGTCGAGACGAGCTGGAGCAGGCAGCCAGGATCCAGCTCATCCCGAAAGACCCCAACGACGAAAAGAACACGATCTTCGAGATTCGGTCGGGCACCGGCGGGGATGAGGCTGCATTGTTCGCCGCCGAGCTCTGCCGCATGTACCAACGGTACGCAGAGCGGAAGGGCTGGAAGACCGAGCTGCTGTCACTGAACGAAACCGCCATCGGAGGATACAAGGAAGTCATCTTCTCGGTGTCGGGCACGCGTGTCTACAGCCGTTTGAAGTTCGAGAGCGGCGTTCATCGCGTGCAGCGGGTTCCCGAGACTGAGGCGAGCGGCAGAATCCATACGTCTGCGGTGACGGTCGCCGTCCTGCCGGAGGCTGAGGAGATCGACGTCGCGATCGCTCCAGACGAAGTGCGGGTCGATGTCTATCGCTCCGGCGGGCCCGGCGGACAAGGGGTCAACACGACCGACTCAGCGGTTCGCGTGACGCACATCCCCACCGGGCTCGTCGTCACCTGCCAGGACGAGCGGTCGCAGATCAAGAACCGAGCCAAAGCCATGGTCGTTCTGCGGTCGCGGTTGTACGATATGATGCTCCGCGAGAAAGAGACCGAACGCGCCGAAGCCCGCCGCTCGATGGTCGGGTCGGGCGACCGGAGCGAGAAGGTCCGAACCTACAACTTCCACGAGCGCCGAGTCACCGACCACCGGATCGGGCTCACGATCTACCAGTTGATGGAAGTGATGGACGGCGATCTGGACACGCTGATCGACGGACTCGTTGCGGCTGACCAGCACGCGAAACTGAGCGCCTTGTAGGAGATCGACCGAGGAGGAGCCTCTGACGATGCGCCGCCTCTGGAACCGTGTCGCGCTCTGCGTGATCGTCGTCGGACTCGCTGTAGCGGCGGCAGGCTGCCGGCGAGACAAGCTAGAAGGCTGGCGGCGCGTGACCGTCGACGGCGCTCCCCATCTGATGGGCGTGTCGTTCGCAAGCGACAAGCTCGGATGGGCGGTCGGAAACGGCGGCGTGATCCTCGCGTCGCGCGATGGCGGCAAGACCTGGTCTGCGCAACAGGCGTCGGCATCCGACGGCGCGTCGCTGGTGCTCAACACGGTCGAGTTCGCGGACGAGCGGATCGGTTGGGCTGGCGGTTCTCAGGGGACGTTCTTCATCACAACGGACGGTGGCTCGACGTGGCGGCGTCAGGACACCGGGTCCAAATCGGGCATCCTCGGCATGCGCTTCCTCGACCGCACGCGCGGTTGGACCGTCGGCGGTTTCGGGTCCATCGCCCGGACCGACAACGGCGGCGGCGCATGGGAGACCCAGCACCGCAACGACGACCATCTCTGGAGCGTCGCATTTGCGGACGAATCGCACGGGTGCGCCGTCGGCGACAACGCGCGGATCCTCATCACGAACAACGGCGGCGAGCAGTGGAGCATGGTGGAGGTCGAGGGCGAGACGCCGCTCTATGACGTGGCGTTCCTCGACGCGCGCCGAGGATGGGCTGTCGGACGAGAGGGCACGATCCTGCGCACAACCAACGGTGGTGTGCGTTGGACGCCGCAGGCGAGCCCAGTACCCCAGACGCTTCACGCTATCGCGTTCCTGAACGAGCAAGAGGGGTGGATCGCGGGCGAGAAGGGCACGTTGCTGCGCACGCGCGACGGCGGCGATACATGGGAGCTCAGCCCGTTTCCGAGTGACGGTGAGACGACGCTGCCGAACCTGCTCGATATCGCCGTCAGAGGCAAACGCGCGTGGATCGTCGGTGAGAAGGGTACGGTTCTGGCGCGATGACGACATCGGAACCGAGTCGACGCGAATTCCTGCGACTGAGCGCCCTGGGCGCGGCGAGCGGAGCCCTGTGGCTCAGGCGCGAGTCGGTTCTGGCGCAGAAGCCTCCGGCTCGAGTTGTCGAGGTGCAGTCGGAGACGGTGCAGCGGGAACACCTCGTCGATGGTTCGGTGCTGAGAGCGATGGTGGACGACGGGATCCGTGCTTTGACGGGCAAGCGGACAGCGGACACGGGTTGGAAGATGCTCGTCGCGCCCAATGACGTCGTCGCGATCAAGGCGAGCGTCACGGTGCCCGGTCTGTCGACTCACCATGCCTTGATCGACGAGGTGATCCGGTCGCTGGTCGGAGCCGATGTGCCGCCGCAGAACATCTTCGTCTGGGATCGCTTCGCGCCCCATTTGGCGCGATTCGCGTACAGCGGGAAGCCAGCGCCGGAACGTGGGTTCGGCGACCCCGTCGGAACGCTCGTCGCATCCGAGGGCGAAGCGTCGCAGATATCGGTCGACGGATACGACGAAGCGCTGTACGTCGAGACGGACGAGGACCTTGCGGCTCGCCGCGATGCTCACGGCACGCTGTCACACTACAGCAACGTGCTGACCAAACGGGCGACGCGCATCGTCTCGTTGCCTGTGCTCAAGTCGCACCCCATCGTCGGGTTGAGCGGCGCGTTGTCGTCGCTCGCGTTGGGATCGGTCAGCAACACGGCGCGGTTCCACGCGACGAACGGCGACGGCGTTCCCGTGATCGCCGACATCTGGACCCAGAGCGCGCTCCGCGGCAAACACGCCGTCACCATCGTGGACGCCTTGTCGGGTGCGTACTCGACGGGCCCGGGTTACGATCCCGTATGGCACTGGGATGCGAACCGCCTCTACATGTCGCGCGATCCGGTGGCGCTCGATACCGTTCTGCTCGAAGCGCTGAACGCGCGTCGTCAGGCTCAGCCGGAGTCACGGCTGAAGACGATCACTCGCGAGACGGGCTATATCCGACGCGCTGCGGAGCTCGCCATCGGCACGGCTGATACCGACGATATCGAGCGCGAGCAACTGACCATATCCTGAGCGTGTCCGTCGTCCGCGCAGGTTGCGCTGTACGCCGAAGCGATGCACCGTGGATGGTGAATCGGCAACGGCTGCGGAGCCAGCGAAGAGGAGACAACCATGAGGCGACTTCTACTGAGTGTGTGCGCCTTGATCGTCGTTGCGTCGGTGGCGCGTGGCATCGATTTCGACAGCATGGTGCTCTACGTGCCGTTCGAAGAAGGCGCGGGAGCCAAGGTCGGGGACAAGAGCGCGACCGGGGCATCCGGCGCGGTCACCGGCGACCTGAAGTGGGTGAAGGACGGCAAGCTGGGCGGCGGCATCCAGCTCGTCGCCGGCAGCTACGTCGAGTTCCCCGACATCCCCCAACTGGACATCACCAAGGCGATCACGCTTCTCGGCTGGATCTATCCGACCGAAGCGCCCGGCGACTCGAACCTGTGGGGTCGGCGCAATCCAGCGAATGCCGGCGGATACACGATGCAATGGACTGCCGGCAAGGTCGAGATATGGTGTCACTTCGGCGGCTGGAAGGGGACTCGAGGGATCCAGAAGGAGACGCCCAAGCTGAACGAATGGCACTTCGTCGCTGGCGTGTACGACGGGAAGGATGTCATCCAGTACGTGGACGGCAAGCTCGACGCGACGACGCCCGGCGGCGGCGCGATGGACAAGATCCCTCAGACCTTCCGCATCGGGCTGGCTCAGACGAACCTGATGCCCATACCGGGAAAGGTGGATGAGGTCGCCGTCTTCAACAAGGCGCTCAGCCTCGCGGAGCTCGATGACATCCGCGCATCGGGTATCCCGACGTTGCTTGCAGTCTCTCCCGGCGGAAAGTCCGCCTCCACTTGGGCGACTCTGAAGACATCGCGCTAGGTCTCGGGACGACGCAGGGCACGGGGCGCGTGCCTCGTGCCCTGCCCCGCTCCGGCATCATGGCTGGAGCACGAGCCGTCCCAGGGCGTCCAGCCGTTCCTCGCCACGTCGAGCCGTCAACCGAAACACGTAGAGCGTTCGGGCGACCGGTTCCCCAGTGGAACCACGTCCGTCCCACCGCACCCTCCCGGCGCCGCGTCGCATGTCTCTCCGCAGCACGTGCGCGACGCGCGCCCCACCTAGGCTGAACACGTCCAGCTCCACGGCATCGGCATCGTGCGTGAGCCGAAAGGCAACGACTGCCTCGCCTGGCACGCTGCGACCGGCATCGACCCGGACATCGAGCAACGCGAACCGCCCCTGGTCCAACGCTGGATCGTCGACGCCGCC
It encodes:
- the prfA gene encoding peptide chain release factor 1, which codes for MIEKLADIADKLREVDETLSRPDVYGDQAEVQRLGRLRAELEPVVALYTEYRKVLDDLKSAEELLELEDDEELRELAREETDSLTQRRDELEQAARIQLIPKDPNDEKNTIFEIRSGTGGDEAALFAAELCRMYQRYAERKGWKTELLSLNETAIGGYKEVIFSVSGTRVYSRLKFESGVHRVQRVPETEASGRIHTSAVTVAVLPEAEEIDVAIAPDEVRVDVYRSGGPGGQGVNTTDSAVRVTHIPTGLVVTCQDERSQIKNRAKAMVVLRSRLYDMMLREKETERAEARRSMVGSGDRSEKVRTYNFHERRVTDHRIGLTIYQLMEVMDGDLDTLIDGLVAADQHAKLSAL
- a CDS encoding DUF362 domain-containing protein yields the protein MTTSEPSRREFLRLSALGAASGALWLRRESVLAQKPPARVVEVQSETVQREHLVDGSVLRAMVDDGIRALTGKRTADTGWKMLVAPNDVVAIKASVTVPGLSTHHALIDEVIRSLVGADVPPQNIFVWDRFAPHLARFAYSGKPAPERGFGDPVGTLVASEGEASQISVDGYDEALYVETDEDLAARRDAHGTLSHYSNVLTKRATRIVSLPVLKSHPIVGLSGALSSLALGSVSNTARFHATNGDGVPVIADIWTQSALRGKHAVTIVDALSGAYSTGPGYDPVWHWDANRLYMSRDPVALDTVLLEALNARRQAQPESRLKTITRETGYIRRAAELAIGTADTDDIEREQLTIS
- a CDS encoding LamG domain-containing protein, which translates into the protein MRRLLLSVCALIVVASVARGIDFDSMVLYVPFEEGAGAKVGDKSATGASGAVTGDLKWVKDGKLGGGIQLVAGSYVEFPDIPQLDITKAITLLGWIYPTEAPGDSNLWGRRNPANAGGYTMQWTAGKVEIWCHFGGWKGTRGIQKETPKLNEWHFVAGVYDGKDVIQYVDGKLDATTPGGGAMDKIPQTFRIGLAQTNLMPIPGKVDEVAVFNKALSLAELDDIRASGIPTLLAVSPGGKSASTWATLKTSR